From the Deltaproteobacteria bacterium genome, one window contains:
- a CDS encoding DUF1844 domain-containing protein, producing the protein MTDREKVPDSKSATNNANNDHNCAQRIDFMSFIASLATNAFAALGVISDEQAKDLPRDQQLAAEYIDILIMLQEKTQGNLNAAEENTLEQIIADLQMQYVQSTCDS; encoded by the coding sequence ATGACTGATCGGGAAAAGGTACCTGATTCTAAGTCGGCAACTAACAACGCGAATAATGATCACAACTGTGCGCAACGAATTGATTTTATGTCGTTTATTGCGTCATTGGCGACTAATGCTTTTGCGGCATTAGGTGTTATTTCTGACGAACAGGCCAAAGATTTGCCACGCGATCAACAACTTGCAGCTGAATACATTGATATTTTGATTATGCTACAAGAAAAGACACAGGGTAATTTAAATGCAGCAGAAGAAAATACCTTAGAGCAGATAATTGCTGATCTTCAAATGCAATATGTACAATCAACTTGTGATAGCTAG